ATCAAGCAGAAGCGATATGGTTCGTTGGGAATTTTGATTATATCGGTGCTGCCCCGCCAATCAAAAAGCGACACCATGGATCCAATGATGGATTATCGCCACTGCAATATGAAAGCTTATTTTACAGACGTAGAAACTGTCTAGGAAACTGGGTCCATACCATATTACTATTCATTCAAGTACAGTTCCGCCATGCTATCCAAACGATTTTTCACTTCTTTCCAGTTCGGCATAACTTGGGTTAACAAACGCCAAAAGCGCTCGCTGTGGTTGTGTTCAGCAATGTGACAAAGTTCGTGCAAAATTACGTAATCGATACAGTCTTTTGGCGCTTTGATGAGGTGAGGATTAAGCAAAAGCGAGCCACGTGCCGAGCAACTGCCCCATTGTTTTTGCATGGGCAACACTCGAAAAAACGGTACGCCTTTGACCCATTGTGTTTCGGGCAATAATTGCATCAAACGCTCTTGAAACACCCTTTCTGCATTCGCTTGATACCAGTGCGTGACCAGTGCTTTCACACGAGCGGTTTTGTGTTCATCAAACTGACTTAACGTCACTAACAACTTGCCTCGCGTCATCTTGATCTTTGGCCCTGTGGCGTAGTCTTCCACCACTTTTAATACATAGCGCTTGCCAAGATAAAATTGCATCTCGCCGCTGACATAGTCTTTGGGCTGAACAAATTCCTGTTGGCTGCGACACGCGACCAAGGCATCCCAAATCCATTTTGCACGCTTAATCACGGCTTCATGAATCGCCTCGTTGGTGGCATCATCCGGCGCGATCACTTGCACCTCGCCAGAGGGAGAAA
This genomic stretch from Marinomonas primoryensis harbors:
- a CDS encoding M48 family metallopeptidase — encoded protein: MTAIHSNERDSEEYSFVYGDDAIAYEVIRKKRPLVEKQESATTNKRKITLRVSPSGEVQVIAPDDATNEAIHEAVIKRAKWIWDALVACRSQQEFVQPKDYVSGEMQFYLGKRYVLKVVEDYATGPKIKMTRGKLLVTLSQFDEHKTARVKALVTHWYQANAERVFQERLMQLLPETQWVKGVPFFRVLPMQKQWGSCSARGSLLLNPHLIKAPKDCIDYVILHELCHIAEHNHSERFWRLLTQVMPNWKEVKNRLDSMAELYLNE